Proteins from a single region of Acidobacteriota bacterium:
- a CDS encoding DoxX family protein yields MRRFFPEFLGGWRATALLFMRAVMGVAFILHGLPKIQNPMNWMDAMGLSNVPGFIQALAAVIEFGGGLALVLGLLTPLAALGIVCQMLGALILVHLPKGDSFVATAPGQSSFEPALVYLALAGLLLAVGPGRYSLDYWLFGRGSAIWHERQTLREV; encoded by the coding sequence ATGCGTAGATTTTTTCCAGAATTTTTAGGAGGTTGGCGCGCAACGGCGTTGCTGTTTATGCGGGCGGTAATGGGTGTGGCTTTCATCCTGCACGGCTTGCCGAAGATACAAAATCCGATGAACTGGATGGATGCGATGGGATTATCCAATGTGCCCGGATTCATTCAGGCACTTGCAGCAGTGATTGAATTCGGCGGAGGGCTGGCTTTGGTATTGGGCTTACTGACACCGTTGGCGGCGCTTGGCATTGTTTGTCAAATGCTGGGGGCGCTTATACTCGTCCATCTGCCGAAGGGCGATTCCTTTGTGGCAACGGCTCCGGGGCAATCCTCGTTTGAGCCTGCACTGGTTTACCTGGCACTCGCGGGATTGCTGCTCGCCGTCGGGCCAGGGCGTTATTCGCTCGATTACTGGTTATTCGGCAGAGGCTCTGCAATCTGGCACGAGAGGCAGACTTTGCGCGAAGTCTAA
- a CDS encoding radical SAM protein, protein MQKSDVFHAWGRILNGQFPSLSIEITRECPLRCPGCYAYEPEHLGELGPLRVLSDYKGQELINGVLELARKHRPLHISIVGGEPLVRFRELDVLLPKLSDMGISVQVVTSAVREIPAHWSKIKDLSLVVSIDGLQPEHDERRKPATYERILQTIQGHAITIHCTITGQMVGREGYFEKFLSFWCDKPEIKRVYFSLFTPQKGAQGEEILTKDGRDAVLNELVGLRSSFPKLYFPDTVVNGYRQPPRNPDECIFSRTTLNITADLKGRISPCQFGGDPDCSQCGCLASAALTAVGEYRLFGFVPVKSIFFASDRIGKKTKKVLNR, encoded by the coding sequence ATGCAAAAATCTGATGTTTTTCATGCCTGGGGAAGAATTCTGAACGGTCAATTTCCATCCTTATCCATCGAAATCACCCGTGAATGTCCGCTGCGTTGTCCGGGTTGCTATGCTTATGAACCGGAGCATCTTGGAGAGCTTGGCCCGCTTCGCGTACTCTCCGATTACAAAGGGCAAGAGCTGATTAATGGTGTATTAGAACTTGCCCGTAAGCATCGCCCTTTGCATATTTCAATTGTTGGTGGAGAGCCGCTTGTACGTTTCCGCGAACTTGACGTGTTGCTGCCTAAGCTGAGCGACATGGGCATCTCTGTGCAAGTCGTCACCAGCGCGGTGCGGGAAATCCCCGCGCACTGGAGCAAGATTAAAGACCTTTCGCTCGTGGTTTCCATTGACGGATTGCAACCTGAACACGACGAGCGGCGCAAACCTGCGACCTACGAGCGAATTTTACAAACCATCCAGGGACACGCCATTACCATTCATTGCACCATCACCGGGCAGATGGTTGGACGTGAGGGCTATTTTGAAAAGTTCTTGTCCTTTTGGTGTGACAAACCGGAGATCAAAAGAGTCTATTTTAGCCTGTTCACGCCGCAAAAAGGCGCACAAGGGGAAGAGATTCTTACAAAGGACGGGCGCGATGCGGTGCTGAATGAATTGGTCGGCTTGCGTTCAAGTTTTCCGAAACTCTATTTTCCCGACACCGTGGTGAATGGCTATCGCCAGCCGCCACGAAATCCTGATGAGTGCATATTTTCACGCACGACATTGAACATCACCGCAGATTTGAAAGGCAGAATTAGCCCTTGTCAATTCGGCGGCGACCCGGATTGTTCGCAATGCGGTTGCCTGGCATCAGCGGCTTTGACTGCGGTTGGTGAATATCGCCTTTTCGGTTTTGTGCCGGTGAAATCGATTTTCTTTGCCTCAGATCGAATTGGTAAAAAAACGAAAAAGGTATTAAACCGATAA
- a CDS encoding Hsp20/alpha crystallin family protein: MAKAKQSLDPKSSERNEPSGQRQQVLTRREPHYPALWSNNPFAMMNRFAEEMERMFDDFGIGRSLPTMRFGRGWGELESSQMVGWSPQIEVFEREGQFIVRADLPGLKKDDVKVDITDDALTIQGERKQEHEEEGEGWYRSERGYGSFFRSIPLPEGINADEAKASFRDGVLEISMPAPQQPQQRRRQIEVS, encoded by the coding sequence ATGGCTAAAGCCAAACAAAGTCTCGATCCAAAAAGCAGTGAAAGAAATGAACCAAGCGGTCAGCGGCAGCAAGTTTTGACGCGCCGTGAACCCCATTACCCGGCGCTATGGAGCAATAACCCATTCGCGATGATGAATCGCTTCGCTGAGGAGATGGAGCGTATGTTTGACGATTTCGGCATTGGGCGCAGCTTGCCGACGATGCGTTTCGGGCGCGGTTGGGGCGAGTTGGAATCTTCGCAAATGGTGGGGTGGTCGCCGCAGATTGAGGTCTTCGAGCGCGAGGGACAGTTCATTGTGCGCGCCGACCTGCCCGGACTGAAAAAAGACGATGTGAAGGTGGATATCACCGATGACGCGCTAACGATTCAGGGAGAGCGCAAACAAGAGCATGAGGAGGAAGGTGAAGGCTGGTATCGCAGCGAGCGCGGCTATGGCAGTTTCTTCCGCAGCATCCCGCTGCCTGAGGGAATCAATGCCGATGAGGCGAAGGCTAGCTTCCGCGACGGCGTACTCGAAATCTCGATGCCCGCGCCGCAACAACCGCAGCAGCGCCGCCGTCAGATAGAGGTCAGTTAA
- a CDS encoding TolC family protein, whose amino-acid sequence MTVRKIYRAFIAFALCGCVSITTLAQSSTASPLNILTLETATEQFLKRNLALEAARLEVGIAEAERVAARLRPRPGLTVSAENLPISGPTPANQLRETGLTFTQPFEIGNQRRLRLQLAERTVAVAEAQLASVLSQRLFELKRSFYEAVLAQIVLTLEQENRDNFTELLRLTTARFQEGEVSESELIKVRLERIKFDSTLANATLALRQAKIRLLEILGESEFVRTENAEVRGALTFREVSLDLTQLRQVALTNRADVKVFEAEVARAESALSLERSRGKGEITPYIGYKRVGVDNTLLGGVTVPLPFGNRNQGGIARAAAEKEVAEAHLRLTRNRTLAEVESAYRAYETARDQVRAYESGILKQADESRDITLYAYREGATELITLLDAQRTRAEVRANYYKALLDYYASLFRLEFTTGMEIIK is encoded by the coding sequence ATGACCGTCAGAAAAATCTATCGAGCATTCATCGCATTCGCACTTTGCGGTTGTGTTTCAATAACTACCTTGGCGCAATCCTCAACCGCATCGCCGCTCAATATCCTTACTCTTGAAACCGCAACCGAGCAATTCCTCAAACGAAATCTTGCGCTTGAAGCGGCTCGCCTTGAAGTCGGCATTGCCGAAGCAGAAAGAGTAGCCGCGCGGTTGCGCCCACGCCCCGGTTTGACTGTCAGCGCGGAGAATTTGCCAATCTCCGGGCCGACTCCTGCCAACCAACTTCGGGAGACCGGACTAACTTTTACCCAACCGTTTGAAATCGGCAATCAACGCCGCCTGCGTTTGCAACTCGCCGAGCGCACGGTCGCGGTCGCCGAAGCGCAACTTGCCAGCGTGCTCAGCCAACGCCTTTTTGAATTAAAGCGCAGTTTTTATGAAGCGGTGCTGGCGCAAATTGTGCTCACCCTTGAACAAGAGAATCGTGACAATTTCACCGAACTCCTGCGCTTGACAACGGCTCGCTTTCAAGAGGGCGAGGTTTCGGAAAGCGAACTTATAAAGGTCAGGCTTGAGCGTATCAAATTCGATTCAACGCTTGCCAATGCAACGCTTGCTCTGCGGCAGGCAAAGATTCGACTGCTGGAGATATTAGGAGAGAGTGAGTTCGTGCGCACAGAGAATGCAGAAGTGCGCGGAGCATTAACTTTTCGTGAGGTCAGCCTTGACCTCACACAACTGCGCCAGGTTGCCTTGACCAACCGCGCCGATGTGAAGGTCTTTGAAGCAGAAGTTGCGCGCGCCGAATCTGCATTAAGTTTGGAACGTTCTCGTGGCAAAGGCGAAATCACGCCTTACATCGGTTATAAGCGCGTTGGCGTTGACAATACGCTTCTCGGCGGCGTCACCGTGCCGCTGCCTTTCGGCAATCGCAATCAAGGCGGCATCGCCCGTGCTGCGGCGGAAAAGGAGGTTGCCGAAGCCCATCTTAGGCTCACGCGAAACCGAACCCTTGCAGAGGTTGAATCCGCTTATCGCGCCTATGAAACTGCCCGCGACCAGGTGCGCGCATACGAGTCCGGCATTTTGAAACAAGCCGACGAATCACGCGATATAACTCTTTACGCTTATCGTGAAGGCGCTACGGAATTGATAACTCTGCTTGATGCGCAACGCACACGCGCAGAGGTACGCGCCAATTACTACAAAGCTTTGCTTGATTACTACGCCAGCCTCTTTCGACTGGAATTCACGACAGGAATGGAGATCATCAAATGA
- a CDS encoding efflux RND transporter permease subunit — protein MLNRIIQWSLQNRLLVLVAAVALLVYGGIVASQAHVDVFPDLTAPTVTVLTEAHGLAPEEVESLITLPIESAMNGTAGVFRVRSNSAIGISIVFVEFEFGTDIYRARQLVTEKLQQVRMPAGVLPPTLGPISSTMGEIMLISMTSKQTSAMELRSLADWVVRPRLLGVSGVSQVMIIGGETKQFQVLVDPAKLADYKLTLEEVTKAVEASNANASGGFLERPNEEFLIRGRGRIYSVEDLENSVITVREGAPILIKQVATVQLGAALKRGDGSFNAQSAVVATIQKQPNANTLELTEKIEQSLAALKTTLPPDVTIDTKAFQQADFIKRAVGNVQESLIEGGIMVTVILFLFLWNFRTTFISLTAIPLSLLTAVLAMSYFGITINTMTLGGLAIAIGELVDDAIVDVENVFRRLKQNNHSPMPEPTVSVIFKASSEIRNSIVFATLIIVLVFLPLFSLGGFEGRMFAPLAFAYIISIVASLIVALTVTPVLCYFMLGRAAVLKHENDSRLVTWLKARYARTLNWTLRHPYKIIGASAVMLLIAVVLFPLMGREFLPPFNEGALNINASLPPGTSLQESNRIGNIIETALHEVPEIISTTRRTGRAELDEHAAGVNSSEIEVVTKQGDRPHAEMMEEVRQKLSRIPGITAEVGQPISHRIDHLLSGTRAQIAIKLFGSDLATLRTKANEVRDAMAGVEGIVDLLVEPQVGVPQVQINMNRQAAAAVGLRAEDLAESVDVAFNGEAVSQVLEEQRTYDVIVRFNDSARRSLESISRTLIDTPTGTKVPIGQVAEVRTDQGPNTINRENVQRRIIIQANVADRDLGSVIADVRGSINEKVQLPQGYFVQYGGQFESQEKASRQITWLSMVAIAGIFLLLYIALKSMRSALLVMANLPLALIGGVVMVFLSGGTLSVASLVGFITLFGIATRNGIMLISHYKHLMEEEGVNFRDAIVQGSMERLSPILMTALVTGVGLIPLALGTGQPGKEIQQPMAVVILGGIVTSTFLNMIVIPALYLKFGRAKSRLKSAEYPREEDWVSASD, from the coding sequence ATGCTGAACAGAATTATTCAATGGTCTCTGCAAAATCGCCTGCTGGTGCTGGTCGCCGCAGTGGCGTTGTTGGTTTATGGCGGGATTGTCGCTTCTCAAGCTCACGTTGATGTCTTCCCGGATTTGACTGCGCCAACGGTAACGGTACTGACGGAAGCGCATGGACTAGCGCCCGAAGAGGTTGAATCGTTAATTACCTTACCGATTGAATCGGCAATGAACGGCACAGCAGGCGTCTTTCGCGTGCGTTCCAACTCAGCCATTGGCATTTCCATCGTCTTCGTTGAATTTGAGTTTGGCACAGACATCTACCGCGCTCGCCAATTGGTCACTGAAAAACTTCAACAGGTGCGAATGCCGGCAGGAGTTTTGCCACCCACATTGGGACCCATCTCTTCGACGATGGGCGAAATCATGTTGATTTCAATGACCAGCAAACAAACCTCGGCAATGGAATTGCGCTCGCTTGCCGATTGGGTGGTGCGTCCGCGACTCTTGGGCGTCTCCGGCGTATCGCAGGTGATGATCATTGGCGGAGAGACCAAACAGTTTCAGGTTCTGGTCGATCCGGCGAAACTCGCGGACTATAAGCTGACGCTCGAAGAGGTAACAAAAGCCGTCGAAGCCTCGAACGCCAACGCATCGGGCGGCTTTCTTGAACGTCCCAATGAAGAGTTTTTGATTCGCGGTCGCGGTCGCATTTATTCTGTTGAAGACCTTGAAAATTCGGTTATCACAGTGCGTGAAGGTGCGCCGATTTTGATCAAACAGGTTGCCACGGTGCAATTGGGCGCGGCGCTCAAACGCGGCGACGGCAGTTTCAACGCCCAATCCGCTGTCGTTGCGACCATTCAGAAACAGCCGAATGCCAATACTCTTGAGTTGACCGAAAAGATCGAACAGTCACTTGCTGCCCTGAAAACCACGCTGCCGCCCGATGTCACCATAGACACCAAAGCCTTTCAGCAAGCCGACTTCATTAAACGAGCGGTTGGTAACGTACAGGAATCGCTCATCGAAGGCGGCATCATGGTCACGGTTATCCTCTTCCTGTTTTTATGGAATTTCCGCACCACATTCATCAGCCTGACAGCGATTCCCTTATCGCTGCTCACTGCCGTTCTGGCGATGAGTTATTTCGGTATCACCATCAACACCATGACGCTTGGCGGTTTAGCCATTGCCATCGGCGAGTTGGTTGATGACGCGATTGTCGATGTCGAGAATGTTTTTCGCCGACTTAAACAGAACAACCATTCACCAATGCCCGAACCAACGGTTAGTGTCATCTTCAAAGCATCCAGTGAAATCCGAAATTCGATTGTCTTTGCCACACTCATTATTGTGCTGGTCTTTCTGCCGCTCTTCAGCCTGGGCGGTTTTGAAGGACGCATGTTTGCGCCGCTCGCCTTTGCTTACATCATTTCGATTGTCGCTTCCTTAATTGTTGCGCTCACGGTCACCCCGGTGCTTTGTTACTTCATGCTCGGTCGCGCTGCGGTGTTGAAACATGAAAATGATTCCAGACTGGTCACCTGGCTCAAGGCGCGTTATGCGCGGACGTTGAACTGGACACTCAGGCATCCATATAAAATCATCGGCGCATCAGCGGTGATGTTACTTATTGCAGTCGTCCTCTTTCCATTGATGGGCAGAGAATTTCTTCCGCCATTCAACGAGGGCGCTTTAAACATTAACGCCAGCCTTCCTCCCGGCACTTCTTTGCAGGAATCAAACCGCATCGGAAATATCATTGAAACGGCGCTCCACGAAGTTCCCGAAATTATTTCAACAACCCGCCGCACGGGTCGCGCCGAACTTGATGAACATGCGGCGGGCGTCAACAGCAGCGAAATTGAGGTGGTTACTAAACAAGGCGACCGCCCGCATGCCGAGATGATGGAAGAGGTCAGACAGAAACTATCGCGAATCCCCGGCATCACGGCTGAAGTAGGACAGCCGATTTCCCACCGCATCGACCATCTGCTTTCAGGGACGCGCGCGCAAATCGCCATCAAACTTTTCGGTTCAGACCTCGCGACGCTACGTACCAAAGCCAACGAGGTGCGGGATGCGATGGCTGGCGTGGAAGGCATTGTTGACTTGTTAGTAGAGCCGCAAGTCGGTGTGCCGCAAGTGCAAATCAATATGAACCGGCAGGCAGCGGCGGCGGTTGGATTACGCGCCGAAGACTTAGCAGAATCTGTTGACGTGGCGTTCAACGGCGAAGCGGTTTCCCAAGTCCTGGAGGAACAGCGCACCTATGACGTTATTGTTCGCTTTAATGATTCGGCGCGCAGGTCTTTGGAATCCATCAGCCGCACCTTGATTGATACCCCAACTGGAACCAAAGTGCCTATCGGACAGGTTGCAGAGGTCAGGACAGACCAAGGTCCTAATACCATCAACCGCGAGAATGTGCAGCGCCGCATCATCATTCAAGCCAACGTCGCCGACCGGGATTTAGGCAGCGTGATTGCTGACGTGCGCGGGTCAATCAACGAGAAAGTTCAATTGCCGCAAGGTTATTTTGTGCAGTACGGCGGGCAGTTCGAGTCACAGGAGAAAGCTTCGCGGCAGATCACCTGGCTTTCTATGGTTGCCATCGCCGGGATATTTCTATTGCTTTACATTGCTTTGAAGTCAATGCGCTCGGCGTTATTGGTGATGGCGAATCTGCCGCTGGCGTTAATCGGTGGAGTGGTGATGGTTTTTCTTTCCGGCGGCACCTTGTCGGTGGCATCGCTTGTCGGGTTTATCACCCTCTTCGGTATTGCCACGCGCAACGGCATCATGCTGATCAGTCATTATAAACATCTGATGGAAGAAGAAGGCGTAAATTTCCGCGATGCGATTGTGCAAGGTTCGATGGAGCGATTAAGCCCGATTCTGATGACGGCTTTGGTCACTGGCGTCGGACTGATTCCACTTGCACTTGGCACGGGACAACCGGGCAAAGAGATTCAGCAGCCAATGGCGGTCGTCATTCTTGGTGGCATTGTGACATCAACCTTTCTCAATATGATTGTCATACCGGCGCTTTATCTAAAATTCGGGCGTGCCAAATCACGTTTAAAATCCGCAGAGTATCCTCGTGAAGAGGATTGGGTTTCAGCCAGCGATTAA
- a CDS encoding BlaI/MecI/CopY family transcriptional regulator has translation MRSNPKLTIRGFKPGARGAAHVLGELQTTVMEILWREPGLTVNEVEAHLQHKREIAHTTVLTTLDRMHRKGYLRREKQGKAFVYEPTYTRQEFEQHVAEEVLGSLLGQFTEPALSAFVDIIGEDSKKLDQLEAMIKEKRRKRNQKASK, from the coding sequence ATGCGTAGCAATCCGAAATTAACCATCAGAGGTTTCAAGCCCGGCGCACGCGGCGCAGCCCATGTACTCGGCGAATTACAAACTACGGTTATGGAAATTTTGTGGCGGGAACCGGGTTTAACAGTGAACGAAGTTGAAGCCCATTTACAACACAAACGCGAGATTGCGCACACCACTGTACTGACGACACTCGACCGCATGCATCGCAAGGGGTATTTAAGACGTGAAAAGCAAGGAAAAGCTTTTGTCTATGAACCCACCTATACGCGCCAGGAATTTGAGCAGCACGTCGCCGAGGAGGTTCTCGGTTCCTTACTTGGACAATTTACCGAACCGGCACTATCGGCATTTGTAGATATTATCGGTGAGGATTCAAAAAAGCTCGATCAGCTTGAAGCGATGATCAAAGAGAAACGGCGCAAACGAAATCAAAAAGCCAGCAAATAA
- a CDS encoding efflux RND transporter periplasmic adaptor subunit: MTTKISDEPRADERPEENVKMPRTYGIKRWIPIVIVGILAIALLSFFIFRNRSNQSDAPETPPATTATGTVKFLMEQQWLIRMKLAKVEKVNVARQITSTGRVIPAANRQALVSPPVSGIIKGGQLPRVGQRVTQGQTIAVIQQTATSAEQAQVRASAAQVEAQNAQVAVENARLEGERRAAEGEVESARVRLELAQKEAERANRLFENKAASQRQVQTAEAERDVAQAAYNAAIKRRDALASAKPVMPGKVNVGSANSSYSVRAPLSGYVTKVNKAMGEQVATGEAIIEVSNLDVVWIEAPIFELDLRRLGNYASATFTTAAYPDQEFTGKVLDVGAVIDEQTRAATVIFEVPNASRALRIGMQANVRLDAGESVDAMMIPREAVLEHEGKQIVYVLLSGEEFQRREVTLGDEYGDRVAVLSGLKADERVVTQGALQLKLQELRPADAGAHTHET, from the coding sequence ATGACCACCAAAATTAGCGATGAGCCGCGCGCCGATGAGCGTCCTGAAGAGAATGTGAAGATGCCGAGAACCTACGGCATCAAACGTTGGATTCCAATTGTCATTGTTGGAATCCTTGCCATCGCTCTATTAAGCTTTTTCATTTTTCGCAACCGGTCAAATCAATCGGATGCGCCGGAAACTCCGCCAGCAACAACCGCCACCGGGACGGTGAAGTTTTTGATGGAGCAGCAATGGCTGATTCGTATGAAACTGGCGAAGGTCGAGAAGGTTAATGTGGCACGTCAAATCACTTCGACCGGTCGGGTCATTCCGGCAGCGAATCGACAGGCGCTCGTCTCGCCACCGGTGAGCGGAATCATCAAGGGCGGACAGTTGCCAAGAGTCGGGCAGCGGGTCACCCAAGGTCAAACCATCGCTGTCATCCAGCAAACCGCAACCTCTGCCGAACAAGCCCAGGTGCGCGCCAGCGCCGCTCAGGTCGAGGCGCAGAATGCCCAGGTCGCTGTCGAAAATGCCCGCCTCGAAGGAGAACGTCGCGCCGCCGAGGGTGAAGTCGAATCGGCTCGCGTCCGTCTGGAACTGGCTCAGAAAGAAGCTGAGCGAGCCAATCGGCTTTTTGAAAATAAGGCAGCATCACAAAGACAGGTACAAACCGCCGAAGCTGAACGCGATGTGGCGCAAGCGGCATACAATGCTGCCATTAAACGCCGCGATGCGCTCGCATCAGCTAAACCAGTGATGCCCGGAAAGGTGAACGTCGGTAGCGCCAATTCAAGCTATAGTGTGCGTGCGCCATTAAGCGGCTATGTGACCAAAGTCAATAAAGCGATGGGCGAGCAGGTCGCAACCGGTGAAGCTATCATAGAGGTCAGTAACCTCGATGTAGTGTGGATTGAAGCGCCAATCTTTGAACTTGATTTAAGAAGGCTGGGCAATTATGCCTCAGCTACGTTTACAACCGCCGCTTATCCCGACCAGGAGTTTACCGGCAAGGTGCTCGACGTTGGCGCGGTGATTGATGAACAGACTCGCGCGGCAACGGTTATCTTTGAAGTTCCGAATGCCAGTCGTGCCTTACGCATCGGGATGCAGGCAAACGTGCGCCTTGATGCCGGTGAATCGGTGGATGCGATGATGATTCCCAGGGAAGCCGTGCTTGAACACGAGGGCAAACAGATTGTCTATGTGCTGCTATCCGGCGAAGAATTTCAACGCCGCGAAGTGACCCTCGGCGATGAATACGGAGACCGTGTTGCGGTGCTTTCAGGATTGAAAGCCGATGAGCGGGTCGTCACTCAAGGCGCGCTGCAACTCAAATTGCAGGAACTCAGACCGGCAGACGCGGGCGCACACACCCACGAAACTTAA
- a CDS encoding M56 family metallopeptidase: MLIHTLENFILFNTVFALGAFLVAYLLARGTVKAQPYALSRAYTGLLLFPPVLSAWLVGASLLPEVIMGRSAFEVAHPSPLHKLHLLGEITASLEPALAYLTLLFLIAATAFAVISTLRGYWRINGMVKRLEVNASQPSTEQLSLVQEAATRHGMEVGLVMSNYPFSFVWGFTRSKLILSTGLLCKLTPVELMGVIEHEATHHLRRDNFAKLLLNICCYSSLAFPLSRLILKWRAINVEMICDEVAAARTDAPLEIAEVLIKLRRLTLPKNNRLPIQVSGSAFVPDGSSHFEHRVHRLVDLADCHPDPEQIAQMSGVRKKLVVLVAASFIITLIIATLFAPLAVHHATETLIHLIE; this comes from the coding sequence GTGCTGATTCATACCCTGGAAAATTTCATCCTTTTCAATACCGTATTTGCTCTCGGCGCTTTTCTTGTTGCCTATCTATTAGCGCGTGGCACCGTCAAAGCGCAGCCTTACGCGCTATCGCGAGCCTACACGGGTCTGCTCTTATTCCCACCAGTGCTTTCCGCCTGGCTGGTCGGAGCTTCGCTGCTGCCGGAAGTGATAATGGGCAGGTCAGCTTTTGAAGTTGCACATCCGTCACCGCTACACAAACTGCATTTACTCGGAGAGATTACTGCCAGCCTCGAACCGGCGCTTGCTTACCTGACGCTGCTATTCCTGATTGCCGCCACCGCCTTTGCGGTCATTTCAACCCTGCGCGGTTACTGGCGCATTAACGGTATGGTCAAACGACTGGAGGTGAATGCGTCGCAGCCTTCAACCGAGCAACTGTCTCTGGTTCAAGAAGCGGCAACACGACATGGGATGGAGGTTGGATTGGTGATGAGCAACTATCCCTTTTCTTTCGTCTGGGGATTCACACGCTCGAAACTTATTCTTTCAACCGGATTACTTTGTAAGTTGACGCCTGTAGAACTGATGGGAGTCATCGAACACGAAGCCACACATCACCTGCGCCGTGATAATTTTGCCAAACTGCTGCTCAACATTTGCTGTTACTCTTCATTGGCATTTCCCTTGTCTCGCCTGATTTTAAAATGGCGAGCGATCAATGTAGAGATGATATGTGATGAAGTGGCAGCGGCGCGAACTGACGCGCCCCTGGAAATCGCTGAGGTGTTAATCAAATTAAGAAGGCTCACCTTGCCGAAGAATAACCGCTTACCGATTCAAGTTTCCGGCTCTGCCTTTGTGCCGGATGGGTCGTCACATTTCGAGCATCGCGTCCATCGTTTGGTTGACCTTGCCGATTGTCATCCAGACCCCGAACAGATAGCTCAGATGTCCGGGGTGCGGAAAAAACTGGTGGTATTGGTCGCCGCTTCTTTCATCATCACCCTCATTATCGCTACGCTGTTTGCTCCGCTGGCGGTTCACCATGCCACAGAAACACTCATTCATTTAATCGAATAG
- a CDS encoding FixH family protein, which yields MLFFLAFALTACGTKEKAKTEVEAEAFARTEFTERLENYFEYEPLKAGRASQFLIHLTDLTDGSPVEKADVTLTVRSRSGAEVGQTNARIGKVTGIYVADLTVNSRGDYDIEFHIKNDKLDERLPLKDFQVE from the coding sequence ATGCTGTTTTTTCTTGCGTTCGCTTTGACTGCCTGTGGCACAAAAGAGAAAGCCAAAACCGAAGTTGAAGCAGAAGCGTTTGCGCGAACGGAGTTTACCGAACGTCTGGAAAATTACTTTGAATACGAACCACTCAAAGCTGGAAGAGCGAGTCAGTTTTTAATTCATCTGACGGATTTGACAGACGGCTCGCCGGTTGAAAAAGCAGATGTGACGCTGACGGTTCGCTCTCGAAGCGGCGCAGAGGTCGGGCAGACCAATGCCCGTATCGGCAAAGTCACAGGTATTTATGTTGCCGACCTGACGGTCAACAGCCGGGGCGATTACGACATCGAGTTTCACATCAAAAATGACAAACTTGATGAGCGATTGCCTTTAAAAGATTTTCAGGTGGAGTGA
- a CDS encoding EamA family transporter yields MEKWFGYAVLAAVLYGLHQVFTKLASARIGDGVGGFVVEAVAMLTIALYLVWQWFFGEWKQTVTGSGIAYSMLTGICVGAGTIAFFLLFQKGAPLSIVPTVLAIGAALMAIIGLALFKEPFSWQRVLGIALSLLGLFLLRQSSD; encoded by the coding sequence ATGGAAAAATGGTTCGGGTATGCGGTTCTCGCTGCCGTGCTCTATGGACTACATCAAGTTTTTACCAAACTTGCTTCAGCTCGCATTGGCGACGGCGTAGGCGGTTTTGTAGTGGAGGCTGTGGCAATGTTGACCATCGCCCTTTATTTAGTCTGGCAGTGGTTTTTCGGCGAGTGGAAACAAACCGTCACCGGTTCTGGAATAGCCTATTCAATGCTTACCGGAATTTGCGTCGGTGCAGGAACCATTGCGTTTTTTCTGCTGTTTCAAAAGGGCGCGCCGCTTTCCATCGTTCCGACCGTTTTAGCTATCGGAGCAGCGTTGATGGCAATCATCGGACTTGCGCTTTTTAAGGAGCCATTCAGTTGGCAACGGGTTTTAGGCATTGCGCTTTCGTTGCTCGGTCTTTTTCTTTTGAGACAGTCATCAGATTGA